One genomic window of Pseudomonadales bacterium includes the following:
- the mltF gene encoding membrane-bound lytic murein transglycosylase MltF, with protein sequence MRGFHFHLRRTTKRMLYACLLFVAALTLSTSRAPGTLEVIQNRGVLRIITIPGSTTYFEDGKGKAGFEYLLTKAFARHLGVKLEISVMESVNSALIAVGTPVGDFAAAGLTITPERKKRFRFSIPYHHTSELLIYRQGERRPTSVADLRNGRLLVLKGSSHLERLQQLKQQYENLSWEELDEDMLRLMQLVHEGETDFAIVDANAYRVDRSIYPKAKAAFDISPPQPLGWVFPQNGDGSLLKAANQFLKEYEKSGKLSKLWDQFLGHTKKFSVAGSQLFMSRMNSRLPKYQGMFKETADKYAIDWLLLAAISYQESHWNPKAKSPTGVRGLMMLTLSTAKEMGVKKRLDPEQSLDGGARYFLKAKERIPSQIKEPDRTWFALAAYNIGLGHLEDARVLTDRAGKNPNLWSDVSEHLPLLQQKKFYSTVRHGYARGKEPVQYVQNIRHYYDILKLHIRESEKRQERERMIDLPSSSNLGSDSLLSL encoded by the coding sequence ATGCGTGGCTTTCACTTTCATCTAAGGCGAACCACCAAGCGCATGCTGTACGCCTGCCTGTTGTTTGTTGCCGCCCTGACACTCTCCACCAGCAGGGCTCCGGGAACACTTGAGGTTATTCAAAACCGTGGCGTACTGAGAATCATCACCATTCCCGGGTCCACCACCTACTTCGAAGATGGCAAAGGCAAAGCCGGATTTGAATACCTGCTGACCAAAGCTTTTGCCAGGCACCTTGGTGTAAAGCTTGAAATATCGGTAATGGAAAGTGTGAACAGCGCATTGATTGCCGTTGGCACCCCTGTGGGTGATTTCGCCGCGGCCGGACTGACAATTACCCCTGAGCGAAAAAAGCGGTTTCGCTTCAGTATTCCCTATCATCACACAAGCGAACTGTTGATCTACCGGCAAGGTGAAAGACGGCCAACATCCGTCGCAGATCTGAGAAACGGGCGTTTACTGGTATTAAAAGGCAGTTCGCATCTGGAGCGATTGCAACAGCTAAAACAGCAGTATGAAAACCTGAGCTGGGAAGAGCTCGATGAAGACATGCTGAGACTGATGCAGCTGGTACACGAAGGTGAAACCGATTTTGCTATTGTCGATGCCAACGCCTACCGGGTTGACCGCAGCATTTACCCCAAAGCAAAAGCCGCATTTGACATATCCCCCCCACAACCTCTGGGCTGGGTCTTCCCGCAAAATGGTGACGGCTCACTACTGAAAGCCGCCAATCAATTTTTGAAAGAGTATGAAAAAAGCGGCAAACTGAGCAAGCTTTGGGACCAATTCCTCGGTCATACCAAGAAGTTCAGTGTGGCGGGCTCGCAGTTATTTATGAGCCGCATGAATTCACGCTTGCCTAAATATCAGGGGATGTTTAAGGAAACCGCCGACAAATATGCAATAGACTGGTTACTACTGGCAGCGATCTCTTATCAGGAGTCACACTGGAACCCCAAGGCAAAATCCCCCACTGGGGTGCGTGGCCTAATGATGCTGACATTATCAACAGCCAAAGAGATGGGGGTCAAAAAACGGCTCGACCCCGAACAAAGCCTGGACGGAGGTGCCCGTTATTTCCTGAAAGCAAAGGAAAGGATTCCTTCACAGATCAAGGAGCCGGATAGAACCTGGTTCGCTCTGGCGGCCTACAATATAGGGCTCGGTCATCTGGAGGACGCGCGAGTGTTAACTGATCGTGCCGGGAAAAACCCCAACCTGTGGAGTGACGTAAGCGAACACCTACCTCTGTTGCAACAGAAAAAATTCTATTCGACTGTCAGGCATGGTTATGCCCGCGGCAAAGAACCCGTGCAATACGTACAGAATATTCGTCACTATTACGACATTCTGAAATTACATATCAGGGAATCTGAAAAACGCCAGGAGCGGGAAAGGATGATTGACCTGCCATCCAGCAGCAACCTTGGCAGCGACTCTCTGTTATCACTCTAG
- the purL gene encoding phosphoribosylformylglycinamidine synthase, with product MLTFRGAPALSDFRKEKLFESLRKTVTGVEGVYAEYVHLVDVEGELSAEDIAELTALLSYGPRVAAQQTEGQLFLVIPRPGTISPWSSKATDIAHNAGLDRVKRLERAVAYYVVGNFSEEHARLISNQLHDRMVETVLDSVNQAEALFEHHQPQPMISVDVISGGRSALEIANVELGLALADDEIDYLVASFVELSRNPTDVELMMFAQANSEHCRHKIFNASWTIDGEAQTISLFGMIKNTYQLGGEDVLSAYSDNAAVVRGHEAGRFFPDPETKIYGFHQEPVHLLMKVETHNHPTAIAPFPGAGTGSGGEIRDEGAVGRGSKPKVGLTGFSVSNLQIPGYQQPWEVNYGKPERIVTALDIMIDGPIGGAAFNNEFGRPNLCGYFRSFEMDFDGERRGYHKPIMIAGGYGNIREEHVDKPAFDAGCKLIVLGGPAMLIGLGGGAASSMTSGSSSEDLDFASVQRQNPEIERRCQEVIDQCWQLGDRNPIAFIHDVGAGGLSNAFPELVKDGGCGGTFELRNVPNDEPGMSPLAIWCNEAQERYVMAVRPEDLTRFESICQRERCPYAVVGESTSEQCLVLNDRHFDARPVDLPMSVLFGKPPKMHRNATTVEPQTEQFDIAPIDLEDAISRVIQHPAVASKSFLITIGDRSVTGMVHRDQMVGPWQVPVADCAVTTVTYDSNAGEAMAIGERTPLALLNAPASGRMAIGEAITNIAASNIARISDIKLSANWMCAAGHNGEDEKLFRTVEAVGMELCPQLGLTIPVGKDSMSMRTAWQEDGVEKAVTAPVSLIITAFSPVQNVRKTLTPQLKTGSGPTELLLIDLGERQDRIGGSILAQVYRQMGDVTPDVVSAAKLKAFFEQIQAANHDGELLAYHDRADGGLFITLVEMAFAGHTGLTISLEADSPSALLKRLFSEELGAVIQVASNRSEAVRARFEAEGISVSTVATLNSSDSIEIYANDERRYSHSRAELQRMWSETSYRIQSLRDNAECARQEFDALLQSDPGLSAHLSFDINDNISAPYINRGIRPKMAVLREQGVNGHVEMAAAFDRAGFEAVDVHMSDILSSRVQLADYNGLVACGGFSYGDVLGAGEGWAKTILFNAQARNQFEQFFHREDTFTLGVCNGCQMVSNLKALIPGADHWPRFVRNTSEQFEARVSLVRVEASPSVLLSDMAGSHMPIAVAHGEGRAEFANEHDAQIFSASGAVALRYLDNHLNVTEAYPANPNGSPMGISGVTSADGRATIMMPHPERVFRSVTNSWYPDEWGQDGAWMRMFRNARLFVD from the coding sequence ATGCTGACTTTTCGCGGCGCTCCAGCTCTTTCAGACTTTAGAAAAGAGAAACTTTTTGAAAGTTTGCGAAAAACGGTAACGGGTGTTGAAGGTGTTTACGCAGAGTACGTCCACCTGGTCGATGTCGAAGGCGAACTCAGTGCGGAAGATATCGCTGAGTTAACTGCATTGCTCAGTTATGGGCCGCGGGTGGCAGCCCAGCAGACGGAGGGGCAGCTTTTTTTGGTGATACCCAGGCCAGGCACCATTTCTCCCTGGTCGAGTAAGGCGACCGATATTGCCCATAACGCCGGACTGGATCGGGTGAAGCGCCTGGAAAGGGCGGTTGCCTATTACGTTGTAGGTAATTTCAGTGAAGAGCACGCCAGGTTAATCAGTAACCAGCTGCATGATCGTATGGTCGAGACTGTATTGGATTCGGTTAATCAGGCGGAAGCACTGTTCGAGCACCATCAGCCGCAACCAATGATTTCGGTGGATGTGATTTCCGGTGGCAGATCTGCGCTTGAAATTGCCAATGTCGAATTGGGGTTGGCACTGGCCGATGATGAAATCGACTATCTGGTGGCCAGTTTTGTTGAATTGAGCCGCAATCCAACCGATGTGGAATTGATGATGTTCGCGCAGGCGAACTCCGAACACTGCCGTCACAAGATTTTTAATGCCTCCTGGACTATTGATGGGGAAGCGCAAACGATTTCCCTGTTTGGCATGATCAAAAACACCTATCAACTGGGTGGTGAAGACGTTTTATCTGCTTATTCTGATAATGCTGCGGTAGTGAGAGGGCATGAAGCGGGTCGGTTTTTTCCGGACCCGGAAACAAAGATTTATGGCTTTCATCAGGAACCTGTGCATTTGCTGATGAAGGTGGAAACCCATAATCACCCGACGGCCATTGCACCTTTCCCCGGAGCAGGTACCGGTTCCGGCGGTGAAATTCGAGATGAAGGTGCGGTGGGCAGGGGCTCCAAACCGAAAGTGGGATTGACCGGTTTTAGCGTATCGAATTTGCAAATACCGGGTTATCAGCAGCCCTGGGAAGTAAATTACGGCAAACCGGAAAGAATAGTCACAGCGCTGGATATCATGATTGATGGTCCTATTGGCGGGGCCGCGTTTAATAATGAGTTTGGTCGTCCTAATCTCTGCGGTTATTTCCGCAGTTTTGAAATGGATTTTGATGGCGAACGTCGAGGTTACCACAAGCCGATAATGATTGCCGGTGGCTACGGTAATATCCGCGAAGAACATGTGGACAAACCGGCGTTTGATGCTGGTTGTAAGCTGATTGTTCTGGGTGGACCGGCCATGCTGATTGGCCTCGGCGGGGGTGCGGCCTCATCCATGACTTCCGGCTCCAGTTCCGAGGATCTGGATTTCGCGTCGGTACAGCGCCAGAACCCGGAGATCGAGCGGCGCTGCCAGGAAGTCATTGACCAGTGCTGGCAGCTGGGTGACCGGAACCCCATTGCTTTTATTCATGATGTCGGGGCGGGTGGTTTGTCCAATGCTTTTCCTGAGCTGGTAAAAGATGGTGGTTGTGGTGGTACTTTTGAGCTGCGCAATGTGCCTAATGATGAGCCGGGCATGTCGCCGCTGGCAATCTGGTGTAATGAGGCGCAAGAACGCTATGTCATGGCGGTTCGGCCAGAAGATCTGACTCGTTTTGAAAGTATCTGTCAGCGTGAGCGTTGCCCCTATGCCGTGGTGGGTGAATCTACCAGCGAACAGTGTTTGGTTCTGAATGACCGGCACTTTGATGCCCGACCTGTTGACCTGCCGATGTCAGTATTATTTGGCAAGCCGCCCAAAATGCACCGCAATGCAACGACTGTAGAGCCTCAGACCGAGCAGTTCGATATTGCGCCGATTGATCTGGAAGACGCTATTTCCCGGGTAATTCAGCACCCCGCGGTAGCCAGTAAAAGCTTTCTGATCACTATCGGTGATCGCAGTGTGACGGGCATGGTGCACCGCGATCAGATGGTTGGCCCCTGGCAGGTACCGGTAGCCGACTGTGCTGTCACCACCGTTACTTACGACAGTAATGCCGGTGAAGCGATGGCGATTGGAGAGCGCACGCCGCTAGCTCTGTTGAATGCACCGGCTTCCGGCAGGATGGCCATTGGTGAGGCAATTACCAATATCGCCGCCAGCAATATCGCCAGAATTTCCGATATCAAACTGTCAGCCAACTGGATGTGTGCTGCCGGGCATAACGGTGAGGATGAAAAACTGTTTCGTACGGTAGAAGCGGTGGGGATGGAATTGTGCCCCCAGCTCGGTCTGACCATTCCGGTGGGTAAAGACTCCATGTCCATGCGCACTGCCTGGCAGGAGGACGGGGTAGAGAAAGCTGTAACAGCGCCTGTTTCATTGATTATCACGGCATTCTCTCCGGTACAGAACGTACGCAAAACCCTGACACCGCAGCTGAAAACAGGCAGTGGGCCGACCGAGTTGTTACTGATTGATCTGGGTGAGAGGCAGGACCGTATCGGTGGTTCAATACTGGCGCAGGTTTATCGACAAATGGGTGATGTGACACCAGATGTGGTCAGTGCAGCGAAACTGAAAGCCTTTTTCGAGCAGATTCAGGCCGCCAATCACGATGGGGAGCTGCTGGCCTACCATGACCGGGCAGATGGTGGTTTATTCATAACGCTGGTGGAGATGGCATTTGCCGGACACACCGGGTTGACGATCTCATTAGAGGCTGATTCGCCTTCAGCACTGCTAAAACGTCTGTTCAGTGAAGAACTGGGTGCGGTGATTCAGGTAGCGAGCAACCGATCTGAAGCAGTGCGGGCGCGTTTTGAAGCGGAAGGTATTTCTGTCTCCACGGTAGCGACACTGAATTCGTCTGACAGTATCGAGATATACGCCAACGATGAGCGCCGCTATAGCCACAGCCGTGCCGAATTACAACGGATGTGGAGTGAAACCAGTTACCGCATTCAATCATTGCGCGACAATGCCGAATGTGCCCGGCAGGAGTTCGATGCGCTGTTACAGAGTGATCCTGGGCTCAGTGCGCATCTCAGTTTCGATATTAACGACAATATTTCGGCACCGTATATCAACCGCGGTATCAGGCCCAAAATGGCGGTTCTGCGAGAGCAGGGGGTTAACGGTCACGTCGAGATGGCGGCTGCTTTTGATCGTGCCGGGTTTGAAGCGGTTGATGTTCATATGAGCGATATTCTTTCCAGCCGTGTTCAGTTGGCCGATTACAACGGACTGGTCGCCTGTGGCGGGTTTTCCTACGGTGATGTGCTGGGTGCCGGTGAAGGCTGGGCAAAAACCATTCTGTTTAATGCTCAGGCACGCAACCAGTTCGAACAGTTTTTTCATAGGGAAGACACGTTTACTCTGGGGGTTTGTAACGGTTGCCAGATGGTCTCCAACCTGAAAGCGCTGATTCCTGGCGCGGATCACTGGCCCCGTTTTGTTCGCAATACCTCTGAACAGTTTGAGGCGCGGGTATCACTGGTACGAGTGGAAGCATCACCTTCCGTGCTGTTGAGCGATATGGCCGGTTCTCATATGCCCATTGCGGTAGCACATGGTGAGGGTAGAGCCGAGTTTGCAAACGAACACGACGCACAGATATTCAGCGCATCGGGTGCAGTGGCGTTACGTTATCTGGATAACCATTTGAATGTAACAGAAGCCTATCCCGCCAATCCGAATGGTTCGCCTATGGGGATCAGTGGTGTCACCAGTGCCGATGGTCGGGCGACGATTATGATGCCGCACCCCGAGCGCGTATTTCGTTCAGTCACCAACTCTTGGTATCCCGATGAATGGGGGCAGGATGGGGCCTGGATGCGGATGTTCCGCAATGCGCGCCTGTTTGTGGATTAA
- a CDS encoding NGG1p interacting factor NIF3, giving the protein MYKLIFFVPPDHLEIVKQAVFDTGAGQIGNYDQCCWQILGDGQFRPLTGSKPFIGSQETVTSVPEYRVEMVCADSLIAEAVTALKKAHPYEEPAFDVIKLSLPAIDE; this is encoded by the coding sequence ATGTATAAGTTGATATTTTTCGTGCCACCGGATCATCTTGAAATCGTCAAACAAGCCGTATTTGATACCGGTGCCGGACAAATCGGCAATTACGACCAGTGCTGCTGGCAAATATTGGGAGACGGACAATTCCGCCCGCTGACCGGCAGTAAACCGTTTATCGGCTCACAGGAAACTGTTACATCGGTACCGGAATATCGGGTAGAAATGGTTTGCGCCGATAGCCTTATCGCAGAGGCTGTCACCGCTCTGAAAAAAGCGCACCCTTACGAAGAACCCGCCTTTGATGTCATCAAGCTGTCGTTGCCTGCCATTGACGAGTAG
- a CDS encoding NUDIX hydrolase, which yields MNYCSQCGKPISLKIPQGDNRERHVCDHCETIHYQNPRIIAGCIPSQEDKVLLCKRAIEPRHGLWTLPAGFMENGETTIEGALRECMEEARTSIEEPALSCIYDIPHINQVYIFYRGPLSDKGFAPGDESLEVELFTESEVPWNELAFPVVELALHYYFEDMKRGLFEVRTGSIERPWKWIRS from the coding sequence ATGAACTATTGCAGCCAGTGTGGAAAACCCATTTCACTTAAAATTCCGCAGGGAGACAACCGCGAACGTCATGTTTGCGACCACTGCGAGACCATTCATTACCAGAACCCGCGCATTATTGCGGGCTGCATCCCCTCGCAGGAAGACAAAGTGCTACTGTGCAAACGCGCTATCGAACCTCGCCACGGCCTGTGGACGCTGCCAGCCGGGTTTATGGAAAATGGTGAGACAACCATTGAAGGCGCCTTGCGTGAATGCATGGAAGAAGCCCGAACCAGCATAGAGGAACCTGCCTTGAGCTGCATTTATGATATTCCCCATATCAATCAGGTGTATATTTTCTACCGAGGCCCACTAAGCGACAAAGGCTTTGCCCCCGGAGATGAATCCCTCGAGGTTGAACTGTTTACTGAAAGTGAGGTGCCCTGGAATGAGCTGGCCTTCCCTGTTGTTGAACTGGCACTTCACTACTACTTTGAAGATATGAAACGAGGCTTGTTTGAAGTGCGGACGGGGAGTATCGAGAGACCCTGGAAGTGGATTCGCAGCTGA
- a CDS encoding CoA pyrophosphatase, with the protein MLQRITEYFQPYATGHSHHDDWLSNQAAVLVPLTRDFAEPSVILTKRSELLNSHRGQVAFPGGKRDQEDHNLLATALRETHEEIGLEADQIEVIARWPSQTTRFNMDVTPFVGLVSPEAELQANPDELDAVFQVPLSYFLDQSNITTDQFVGADYNLTMPCYIYHGFRIWGFTLGVLVDVLNKALGAGIQLAYPDFSVTAQQVKMNQRQ; encoded by the coding sequence ATGTTACAAAGAATCACAGAATATTTTCAACCGTATGCCACTGGTCACAGCCACCACGATGACTGGCTGTCGAATCAGGCTGCGGTATTGGTTCCCTTGACACGGGACTTCGCCGAGCCGTCTGTTATCTTAACCAAACGATCAGAGCTGTTGAATTCACATAGAGGGCAAGTGGCGTTTCCTGGAGGCAAGCGCGATCAGGAAGATCATAATCTGCTGGCGACCGCTCTAAGGGAAACCCATGAAGAAATTGGCCTGGAGGCGGACCAGATAGAAGTGATTGCACGCTGGCCCTCGCAGACAACCCGTTTCAATATGGATGTTACACCTTTTGTGGGTCTGGTGAGCCCGGAGGCAGAGTTACAGGCAAACCCGGATGAACTCGATGCTGTGTTTCAAGTGCCGTTGTCGTATTTTCTCGACCAGAGCAATATCACCACAGATCAGTTTGTGGGTGCCGATTACAACCTCACCATGCCCTGTTATATCTATCATGGCTTTCGCATCTGGGGTTTTACTCTTGGCGTGTTGGTGGATGTGCTCAATAAAGCCCTCGGTGCCGGTATTCAACTGGCATACCCGGATTTCAGTGTTACCGCTCAACAGGTGAAGATGAATCAGCGTCAGTAG